Proteins from one Plasmodium gaboni strain SY75 chromosome 4, whole genome shotgun sequence genomic window:
- a CDS encoding protein transport protein Sec24B, translating into MNDMKKQKESINFTNMNNTNSVSKENINNTNNFNTNTKDINNNNYINNNNNNNINNNKYSNYNNYNNFNNDGQLINNLSQISLNNNYNNQPVSSPFDQKNNDQNFYSTPRQKSQYLNPHINNINISNNANNFINDNTSTQSNTQNYNINQTDYTNKQNVSPYVNSMHISYNQNVPQTYTNNSNISNNNNNMNNMNNINNINNNNNNNYYNNQPTNTHLYSNSTGTNAPVTSQMTNYNMNGQVEKNNVNNKTYNNMNESPNIMNQSCNFNNLPNNVSNQTNYQNNYYPNNSQPINVTQNSIKYSPFKNKSINQTNVQENNNFNENSAIHNYDMGKGITKNVQGNVKSNDEEVEDNEESGDKDSSSDEESSDFDNSVGENGEEIYTLIKKTYNRIDMNKIPRPIINFPDKKSRRNLKVYDTCKYISPPSYYQPYISIDTGKADARFIKSTLYQLPLYSETLELSKIPFGIIVNPFACLNEGECVEKVDMKDVINDKEENIEILRCPKCYSYLHATILEDISKSVHCVFCDTEFLINENILFDIYQYNEKMNSRMEGPNDYMRTSISPLLKGSVDILLPPIYYNSNNNVKLTYTYLNKNLNQAASMITNKIMSFTKQISNSLVLSDMKGENNTNDNIINNNMSSGNNNYYNDHRRNLYNPYNNSNNQIIYNEAQRNIQNEENNLLNYNSQGMNNYSYVQKGGVSPNKMINPKDENSYSNIDDIINNFHFNMHDIKNIIIEKDGEPEDSKMKRGSFLLKYPQIKKCLPPYFIFVIECSYNSIYSNITHTILEGIRYAIQNVKCDKTKIAIITFNSSIYFYNCKKNKNNQVIVMSDIDNPFIPLSLDDLFFSCIDEKDKINNLIDSIKLFSNSCMQSYSSCGNSALKIAVDILKSRNGNGNVCMFYTSTPNCGLGCIKELKKRDIHENFLEVKEKIFYDALLLDLYSYNISVDISIIASNNIRICVPSLQYIAQNTGGNILFIQDFQWQKNYKEIYMNIKDTLTSENIAYCCELKLRYTHNIVVKNLFCCNNNFNSIISTDTIKIPKIRHDHTFAFLLNYSDMSETKKQVYIQCACIYTNLYGDRYVRLHTTHMNLTTSLSTVFRYTDAEALMNILIKQLCTNILHNDNYSKIIIDNLAAILYSYRLNCATSAHSGQLILPDTLKLLPLFTSCLLKHNVVKKDALHDLKVYNLIKLLSMPIISSLLFVYPVLYLIHMKGRHNEIDYMDVDDENFLPRAIPTSAEKVYSSGIYLLDSSTHMYLYFGYHCDPDFTTDIIGEMPTQENCYQLIILDNSTNAKKLQRIIANIIRIHHFNNYVPLVVVPPKSSMEEHFISLCVEDKVEKEYSYVNFLCFIHKLVHKKIEES; encoded by the exons ATGAATGACATGAAAAAACAAAAGGAAAGTATAAATTTTACGAATATGAATAATACTAATAGTGTGAgtaaagaaaatataaataataccAACAATTTTAATACAAATACAAAAGACataaacaataataattatatcaacaacaataataataataatattaataataataaatatagtaattataataattataataattttaataatgatggtcagttaataaataatttatcaCAAATCTCCttgaataataattataataatcaacCTGTATCATCCCCTTTTgatcaaaaaaataacgatcaaaatttttattctaCTCCTAGACAAAAGAGTCAATATTTGAACCctcatataaataatataaacatttcAAATAATgcaaataattttataaatgataatacTTCTACGCAATCAAATAcacaaaattataatataaatcaaaCGGATTACacaaataaacaaaatgtATCTCCATATGTAAATTCAATGcatatttcttataatCAAAATGTACCACAAACATACACAAATAATAGTAACAttagtaataataataataatatgaataatatgaataatattaataatataaataataataataataataattattataataaccAACCAACAAATACACACCTTTATTCAAACAGTACAGGGACAAATGCTCCTGTAACTAGCCAAATGacaaattataatatgaacgGTCAGgtagaaaaaaataatgtgAACAATAAAacttataataatatgaacgAGTCACCAAATATTATGAACCAGTCATGTAATTTCAATAATTTACCTAACAATGTAAGCAATCAAACAAATTAccaaaataattattaccCCAATAACAGTCAACCAATTAATGTTACACAAAACAGTATAAAGTATAGTccatttaaaaataaaagtatcAACCAAACTAATGTACaggaaaataataattttaatgaaAACAGTGCAATACATAATTATGATATGGGAAAGGGTATAACTAAAAATGTACAGGGGAATGTGAAAAGTAATGATGAGGAGGTTGAAGATAATGAGGAGTCAGGTGACAAGGATAGTTCTAGTGATGAAGAGTCAAGTGATTTTGATAATTCTGTAGGAGAAAATGGagaagaaatatatacattaattaaaaaaacatataatagAATAGATATGAATAAGATACCTAGACCAATAATTAATTTTCCAGATAAGAAGAGTCGACGTAATTTAAAAGTATATGATAcatgtaaatatatatcacCACCATCTTATTATCAACCATATATATCTATAGACACAGGCAAAGCAGATGCACGTTTTATTAAGAGTACTTTATATCAGTTACCTTTATATTCAGAAACCTTAGAATTATCTAAGATACCCTTTGGTATTATAGTGAATCCATTTGCTTGTTTAAATGAGGGTGAGTGTGTAGAGAAGGTTGATATGAAAGATGttataaatgataaagaGGAGAATATAGAGATATTAAGATGTCCTAAATGTTATAGTTATTTACATGCAACAATTTTGGAAGATATATCAAAATCTGTTCATTGTGTTTTTTGTGATACAgaatttttaattaatgaaaatatattatttgatatatatcaatataatgaaaagaTGAATTCACGTATGGAAGGTCCAAATGATTATATGAGAACAAGTATATCTCCTTTATTGAAGGGTAGTGTGgatatattattaccacctatatattataatagtaataataatgttaaGTTGACgtatacatatttaaataaaaatttgaACCAAGCAGCTTCTATGATAACGAATAAAATTATGTCTTTTACAAAGCAAATATCAAACAGTTTGGTTTTGTCAGATATGAAAGGtgaaaataatacaaatgataatattattaataataatatgagTAGTGGTAATAACAATTACTATAATGATCATAGACGcaatttatataatccttataataatagtaataatcaaataatttataatgAAGCACAAAGgaatatacaaaatgaggagaataatttattaaattataattctCAAGGTATGAACAATTATAGTTATGTTCAGAAAGGTGGCGTTTCACCgaataaaatgataaatcCTAAGGATGAGAATTCTTATTCTAACATTGATGacattattaataattttcaCTTTAATATGcatgatataaaaaatattattatagaAAAGGATGGAGAACCAGAAGATAGCAAAATGAAAAGAGgttcttttttattaaagtatccacaaataaaaaagtgTTTACCTccatattttatttttgttatagAATGTTCTTATAATTCTATATATAGTAATATAACGCATACGATTTTAGAAGGTATTCGTTATGCTATTCAGAATGTCAAATGTGATAAGACAAAAATAGCAATTATTACTTTTAATAGtagtatatatttttataattgtaagaaaaataaaaataatcaGGTTATTGTAATGAGTGATATAGATAATCCGTTTATTCCATTATCGTTGGACgatttattttttagtTGTATAGATGAGAAggataaaataaataatttgatagatagtataaaattatttagTAATTCTTGTATGCAATCATATAGTTCTTGTGGTAACAGTGCATTGAAGATAGCAGttgatattttaaaaagtaGAAATGGCAATGGAAATGTGTGTATGTTTTATACTAGTACTCCAAATTGTGGTTTAGGTTGTATAAAAGagttaaaaaaaagggatatacatgaaaattttttagAAGTAAAAGAGAAGATTTTTTATGATGCATTATTATTAgatttatattcatataatataagtgtagatatatctataatagcatcaaataatattcgTATATGTGTACCATCATTACAATATATAGCACAGAATACAGGaggaaatatattatttatacaaGACTTTCAATGGCAAAAGAATTAtaaggaaatatatatgaatataaaagaCACTTTAACATCAGAAAATATAGCTTATTGTTGTGAATTAAAATTAAGATATACTCATAATATTGTAGTAAagaatttattttgttgtaataataattttaattctATAATAAGTACCGATACTATTAAAATACCAAAAATAAGGCATGACCATACCTTTgcatttttattaaattattctGATATGTCTGAGACAAAGAAGCAAGTATACATTCAGTGTGcatgtatatatacaaatttATATGGTGATCGTTATGTAAGGTTGCATACAACCCATATGAATTTAACAACATCCTTAAGTACTGTTTTTAGATATACAGATGCAGAGGCGttaatgaatatattaattaagCAGCTATGTACAAACATATTGcataatgataattattcaaagataataatagaCAACTTGGCGGCCATCCTATATTCCTATCGATTAAAT tgTGCGACGTCGGCTCACTCGGGGCAATTAATTTTACCAGACACCTTAAAATTGTTACCTCTGTTCACGTCTTGTttattaaaacataatGTTGTGAAAAAAGACGCTTTACATGATTTAAAGGTGTATAATCTAATAAAACTTTTGTCCATGCCAATCATATCTTCTCTTTTGTTTGTATATCCAGTATTGTATTTAATTCATATGAAAGGACGACATAATGAAATTGATTACATGGATGTAGATGATGAGAATTTTCTTCCAAGAGCAATACCGACAAGTGCAGAAAAGGTATATTCTAGTggtatatatttattggATTCATCAACACATATGTATCTTTATTTTGGTTATCACTGTGATCCGGATTTTACCACAGAC aTTATTGGTGAAATGCCAACTCAGGAAAATTGTTACCAgttaataatattagaTAATAGTACAAATGCAA aaaaaTTACAACGCATAATTGctaatattataagaattcatcattttaataattacGTGCCTTTAGTTGTTGTCCCCCCaaa gTCGTCAATGGAAGAACACTTTATTTCATTATGTGTTGAGGATAAAGTAGAAAAGGAATATAGTTATGTAAActttttatgttttattcATAAACTTGTTCATAAGAAAATCGAAGAATCATAG
- a CDS encoding ag-1 blood stage membrane protein-like protein (part of same gene as PGSY75_0405200B, PGSY75_0405200C~gap found within coding sequence): MLGTNFILNIFKNKFNNLSTRFIKYVIKSYKRTCPHISDFEPFSSMYYYTGLHNYRTFYLLIKINEIFNINKYKKIYIIVNTDKYDFTTDDIETNKKNRIYLDQRVDIKIRQCDETIRINLFTTKLTKKVHIGEIKIDINASIISKCFPKNEWFVCMKDGQEVCKVQLSFYKTQKYACPSECMFIHDGLEIWKDKSKSGSTKKIDINNIHKNFDDNDEHLATIDIDT, encoded by the exons atgcTTGGAACgaattttattttgaacatttttaaaaataaatttaataatttatcaacaaggtttataaaatatgtgATTAAAAGTTATAAAAGAACATGTCCACATATAAGTGATTTCGAGCCATTTT CATCcatgtattattatactGGATTACATAATTATAGGACATTTTATTTGctcataaaaataaatgaaatatttaacataaacaaatacaaaaaaatatacattataGTTAATACTGATAAATATGACTTTACTACTGATG ATATAGAGAcgaataaaaaaaataggaTATACCTTGACCAGCGGGTTGACATAAAAATACGACAATGCGATGAAACAATAAgaattaatttatttacaacaaaattaacaaaaaaagtTCATATAGGAGAAATCAAAATAGATATCAATGCTAGCATCATATCAAAATGTTTTCCAAAAAATGAATG GTTTGTGTGTATGAAGGATGGGCAAGAAGTGTGCAAGGTCcaattatcattttataaaa CGCAAAAATATGCGTGCCCTAGTGAATGCATGTTCATACATGATGGTCTCGAAATTTGGAAGGATAAATCAAAAAGTGGAAGCACCAAAAAAATAgacataaataatatacataaaaattttgatGACAATGATGAGCACTTAGCCACCATAGACATTGACACg
- a CDS encoding ag-1 blood stage membrane protein-like protein (part of same gene as PGSY75_0405200A, PGSY75_0405200C~gap found within coding sequence), whose protein sequence is EWFLCFLCFKNNKEQEEINIETIIERNIHRDINIPMLNIHRIVVDKRNNTNANIIYTYEEEKYTLSIHSKKNLYYIIDAITIFTND, encoded by the coding sequence GAGAATGGTTTTTATGTTTCCTATgctttaaaaataataaagagcaagaagaaataaatattgaAACAATAATTGAAAGAAACATACACAGAGATATTAATATTCCCATGTTAAATATTCATAGAATTGTTGTtgataaaagaaataatactaacgctaatattatttatacttatgaagaagaaaagTATACATTAAGTATACattcaaaaaaaaacttatattatatcatagATGCCATCACAATTTTTACAAACGACg
- a CDS encoding ag-1 blood stage membrane protein-like protein (part of same gene as PGSY75_0405200A, PGSY75_0405200B~gap found within coding sequence), with protein NMKKLMGKRRLSSPRFRKNLPKNTHKMIKEMYDEQDYSHDMKESTNVFFENDIKTEEIKNDNIKTEELKNDNIKTEEIKNDNINTEEIKNDNINIKEIKNNINTSKEIFFKAQLENTIQNI; from the exons AATATGAAGAAATTAATGG GTAAGAGAAGATTATCTTCCCCTAGATTTAGAAAGAATCTACCAAAAAATACACacaaaatgataaaagAAATGTATGATGAACAAGATTATTCACATGATATGAAAGAAAGTACCAATgtattttttgaaaatgatataaagacagaagaaataaaaaatgataatataaaaacagAGGAActaaaaaatgataatatcaaaacagaagaaataaaaaatgataatatcaacacagaagaaataaaaaatgataatatcaatataaaagaaataaaaaataatattaatacatCAAAAGAAATTTTCTTCAAAGCGCAATTAGAAAATACcatacaaaatatatag